Genomic DNA from Providencia sp. PROV188:
GAACTCGTCATTCACAATGCACCCTTCGATATCGGATTTATGGACTACGAGTTTCGCAAGCTCAACAGAGGCATTCCTCCAACCTCAGAATTCTGTACTATTACCGACAGCTTAGTATTAGCTCGTAAGATTTTCCCCGGTAAACGTAATAACTTAGACGCCTTATGTGATAGATACCTTATCGATAACTCCAAGCGAACATTGCACGGAGCTTTACTCGATGCCGAGATCCTCTCTGACGTCTACTTAGCGATGACAGGGGGGCAGACCTCTCTTGCATTTTCAATGGAATCTGAATCCAGCAATACAGAACAGACCAATGAAATTCAACGTATTGAGCGTCCAGTAAGTGGATTAAAAATTATTTATGCTTCTGATGAAGAAATTGCAGAGCATGAAGCCCGCTTAGATATTGTGGATAAAAAAGGGGGGAAACCCTGTTTATGGCGGCAAACTGAGCAAGATGACGAAACCCT
This window encodes:
- the dnaQ gene encoding DNA polymerase III subunit epsilon, with the translated sequence MSTAITRQIVLDTETTGMNKLGVHYEGHNIIEIGAVEVINRRLTGRNFHVYIKPDRLVDPEAFEVHGISDEFLQDKPVFADIADEFIEFIRGAELVIHNAPFDIGFMDYEFRKLNRGIPPTSEFCTITDSLVLARKIFPGKRNNLDALCDRYLIDNSKRTLHGALLDAEILSDVYLAMTGGQTSLAFSMESESSNTEQTNEIQRIERPVSGLKIIYASDEEIAEHEARLDIVDKKGGKPCLWRQTEQDDETLH